The genomic DNA CAAGATATGCATAGAGTCTAGATGTATTGTTTAATTGATATAGGGAACTTTTGGATGAATAAACTCTCTGTAGTTGCAGGTTGGTACTTTTTCAGTTCACCTAAAATCAAAGAGAGTTTCCTAGATCACtgggagatgaaatgacttgcccagggttttgCAGATAGTTTGTTTCACTAGGATAtcacttgaattcaggtctttctagtCTCAAGACCAACTCTCGATTCACTATGcaacaatacttttttttatcagtCAGTCTTGTCAATTACAACTTACATTAATGAGACTCAGCTCCTGTGTCAATTACATTTAACATTCCAGGGAGTGCAGTATAAGGGACCTTTGGAGTGGCACCATTTCAACTTTTTATACTAGTAGTGTACCAATATCTTTTCACACATTGAACTTGGCCTCAAGTCAGTGCCTTGAGATGGAATGCAACACTTTACTTGAATATTCTTAATTTGACGTTTTGAGACTCTGCCAATATTAACCCTGAGAGGAAGGCAATAATAGAACACCCCTGGATTTTGGTGTGTAAGTCATTTCCAGTGTTTTTGGTGTGCTTTATCTTAAAAAATATCAGTAGTTGTTAAGTTAGTAGTAATTCAGGAAGGTTAGAAATATATtaagatataggttatatatataatatatatataaatatattaagatATAGCTcttaggtggtatggtggatagagggttggacctggagtcagaaaatcacatcttcctgggttcaaatatggcctcagacacttcctattTGTAGTagcctggacaaatcacttaaccctacttgcttCAGTccctttatctgtaaagtgaattggagaagaaactgacaaaccactccaatatctttgccaagaaaatcccaaaagaagTCACAAAGAATCTGAAAAGCAACCAAACAGCAAGGAGCAATCAGAAGTCAGGAATGATAAATACAACCAGATGGATAGCTAAGAATAAAAAGATAGCAGACAGAGTAGAGTGATGTGAATCTAATTTTGAGCCAGCTTGACTTGACTTAGGATAATTTATTTTGAACTGGAAAGGAACTTAAAAGTTATTGAAGATGacactcatttttatagataagaaccTGGGGcctaagcaaattaaaaaaaaattctaaaggaaccatagctagtaagttttagaggtaggatttgaattcaggtttttcttacTCTGTCTAGTTTATTATCCACTATCCATTTATCTACAATGCCACCCTAATCTGATGGGGCAGAGGCTGATCCAATGAAGGACTAAGTCCTGAGTTCATAGCTGTATGCCAGGGAATTGTCACTCCTGATTGGCAACAGAACAAGGGATCAGGTAAAGACTCTAGGGAAATCAACCAAAGATCTTTCATCTTCTTTGGATAGTTTTTATTCTCATCTGGATTTTTCTTAGAGCACTTTTCATTTCCTTGTTACGCAGGCTATAGATCAGGGGATTCACTAGTGGAGTAAATACTGAGTAGATTAAAGTGAAAATTTTTTGTGAACCTGATGCATTTCCAGAGTTTGGACTGATGTACATGACCATGAGAATCCCAAAGAAAAGGAATACCACTATCAGATGGGAGCCACATGTGGAGAAGGCCTTTTTCTGGCCAGCAGCTGAAGGAACTCTCAAGACAGCTCTGAATACTAGAGTGTAGGATCCAAGGATAAAAGATAAAGTGACAAAGAGGAGGACACAATTTAGGATAGAATAGGAAAGTTCAGTCCTTGGGATAGGGGCACAAGACAGAGCCAACAGCGCTCCTGGGTCACAGACAAAGTGATCAATAACATTTGGACCACAGAAAGGTAATTGAGTCATGAAGCAAATAGGGACTGGAAAGCAGAGGAAGCCACTCACCCAGCAGAGGACTACTAGTTTGATACAAGAATGTCCTGTCATGATTCTAGGGTAGTGCAGAGGTTGACAAATAGCCAGGTACCTATCAAAAGCCATGAGCGATAAGAAGATGATCTCAGTGGCATTTgtggaaaagaaaaagtagaactggAGAAAGCAGGCAGCAAAAGAGATAGTCTTGGTCTCAGAGAGAAAATTGGTCAACATGTTAGGAACTGTGGTATTAACATAGCAGATCTCCAAGAAGGAAAAATTGGCTAGCAGAATGTACATGGGAGTGTGGAGCTGGTGATCCAACTTCACTGCATATATGATGGATCCATTCCCCATCAGTGTCAGGACATAGATTAGAAAGAACATACCAAAGAGCAGGATCTGCATTTCTCTGAAGCAGGGGAAGCTCAGGAGAATGAATTCAGTCACCCTGTTTCCTCCTGATATATTCATGGCTTCTGACCCTATGGAAAAACCAGATATTTCCATGACATAGTCTACCTTATTCCTTGTGTCTCATTGATTCCtcaaatttgaaaaatgacttaGAACTCTCCCATTTCTACAACTCTTGTGACTATGGTTTCATATAGTCCAATGTACATGTTTTGACAAAAAGAAACAACTCAGATAAAACCAAGCAGCTCCTATggaaacattttttcaattattcagtTATATAATAGATTATTATTGAGAATTATAGTGAGATTTCTACAGTATAGCTTCTATCACTCATTCCTGTTAAATTTCTTGCTGCTGCTATCAAAGAAGATAGACTATACTATATATTATCCCCAATGAAGAGCGATACTTTTCCACCTCTTTCCTCAAATCTATATCATTATCTCCAACTGagttccccttccctcctttctatatgttaatattttattataaaattagtATCTATAGTCAAAAATGGAACAAATTCTGTtctgaaaattctatttttttgttttattcaaatttatattttgcaTAGAAGATTTTCAAAGGGCTTtgtattcattatctttcttttaggGAAATATATATAAGCTCCATGTGAATTTTCCAGGGTCACTTAGCAAAGAAGTGCCCAatgtgagatttgaatccaggctttAATGACTTTAAGTCTCACTCAATATCTACTATGCCATGATGTATCTTTAATAATAACAGCAAGCATTCGTGTTTTACTCACATATACtactccatttttttcccctctgtgtcTTTGTAGGACTTTCTCTTGAGCTTGGAATACACACCTTCCTATAGTCACCATTTGCAATTgatagcttccttcaaagcttagtTGAAGATGTTCTTTCCATCTGAGATTGTTCTTAATTCCCCTGATATACTagtccctccctccccaaaattacttgttattattttaatcttattttacatatgcttCTTCTCCTTGAAAGACTATAAACTTCTCAAGAAAAGacactttcctttttctctttgtatctgtGATGCCTTGAGCAGTGATTGCCACATAATAAACATTTAGaatatacttgttgattgattaattgacataaagaaggaaacatgAATAACTAGTAGAGTGTGGGACCTTGAGCCAGGAAGCACTGAGTTCAAATAACACATCTGGTATTTTCTAATTGAATGGTCTTGGGTGTTCAAAGACCTCTTGACCTCTTGGCCTGTTTTCATCCTAAGGCATTCTGTAGTGTTTTGAAAACCATCCTCAGTGTCAGAAACTACCTCAGCTATTTCAAGGTCTTCAGCTGTCTTTGGCAAAATTGCCACTGGCTAAATGCCCCCAGgcacctctctctcttttttgtctaCTAAGAATCAGATCTcacttggcctcagacacaaaatTACATACTGCCACAGGGTTGGATTTTGGCTCAAACAGCCTAATCACATATCTTACCTCAAAAGACCTTTTTCTAGCCACTAATGCAGAGTTTAGCACTGTGTCTTTTAATGGTGCTCGCTAATAAATTCGTACCTTGTCTTGATATTTTAGAGGAACTAATTTGTCATTGATTATCATATTTCCATATCCTTATACTTTCCTATTCCAGTGATTCTGATACTCCAGTTGCCAATGTACacatctatttctttctttctttctttttttttttggcttttaaagctctttatttttttttcccattcctccataagtatttctttttttctttgtttctttaatatttattctcattttctacaaataatatttttacattaataaaatattcttgttaagagtaaatgaaataccccccataaatatagatttgcttgagcgataaagtaaaggggagataaaaaattaaaattaaaaaataatagtaaataattgtaggtatggccaggtggcacaatggatggagcaccagccctggagccacgagcatctgagcccacatccagccccattcacccaactatcacccagccgtgtgacatgcaagtcacccaaaccccactgccctgcaaaccccccacaaaaaaaagaaaaaaaaagaccgaaaataaaataacatagtaataatagtagaggtggctaggtggcagacagagcattgacccttgagccaggaacacctgggtccaaatccagcctcagacacccaacgatcaccttgctatgtggccccaggcaggccacccagccccattttccctgcacccctaataataataataataataataataataataataataataataaaatgtgcttgagtctttgttccaacaccaacaactctgtcatgggtggatcacattctttatgataagtccatggcaaaagttacttccatatttttccactgttgccattgctgatcacaactccctcctttagtatttctccactaccatgtactatattttctctctcctttcactctgactctgctgtagggtagctgagtgacacatcagacagatccctggctctagggccaagaggccctgagcctccatatcaccccttaggcccagcatccacctggccctatggtcccggacaggccatccaatcccagccccttgcaagaagtaaaaaagaaaatgtgttatatatctgaccactctccctccatggtccatcctctcctccatcacttacattccccccattccccctgcccccctcctTCTTAATCGAGATGTCTATACcgcattgagtatatatactgtttcctctcctagccacctctgatgagagtgaagtttcccctcattcccccttgccttgcccccttccatattattgcaatagctcattgtaataaagaaaaatattattatatgaaatatcttggcctattccccgtctcctttttctttctcccattacatttcccttttttctattgactccatttttacaccatattttatcttcgaattcagctttctcctgtgcttcaactataaaactccctctacctgctctattaactgagaaggttcatatgagtattatcaatgtcacttttctatacaggaatatatgcagttcattatcattaagcccctcatattttccccttctcctccagtctctatgcttcacccgagtcctgtatctgaagatcaagatcaaaccttctgttcagctctggccattccaaaaggaacatttgaaattcccctggttcattgaaagtccatctttttctctggaagaggacattcagccttgctgggtaatagattcttggctgcattctaagctcttttgccttccggtatattatattccaagccctaggaggaGCTGTACACATCTATTTCGCTGATCCCAGATTACTTCtttactttcattcttttttcctcttttatcttgtttgttttagcaagacaatggggtttagtgagctgctcaatgtcacacagctaagtaagtattgtgtcttaagtcaaatttgaactcagatcttcctgactccatgactagtgttctacccactgtactGACTAGCTGCCTCCACCCTCAGTCCTCTAAACTATTATCTTATCCCCCTATAATGTCCTACTCTAGTAATGCTGACCCTTTTCACACAATGCCCTAtggagctaggcaattattaagtgcctgaggctgatttgaactcaggtactcctgactccaggactggtgccctgtccactgcaccacctaaccacccctataTTCAAAGTATTAAAAGGAACTTATGACACTACAGAAAACCATATATAatcattaatatttctatttaaaatgtgCTTAGAATTCTCATGGTCTCAGAGACAATTAAATTTATGCCTACTGAACTGTGTTAGAAGATTCTTACTTTCCTAACTTATCAGTCAGGATATGGCAGAAGGACTTCTTTCAAATGCGTGGTTCACATGGATTGGGGAAAGGACAATGGATATATTTTAGTGGAGAGACCTCTCCTTAAGTAATATGTTTCATGTTcttcaaaatttcttgaaatatctcTTTTATACCCCCACCCCTTAGATTGTATAGGGGAAAAAAGTTGTCCACATCTACCAATGGTAATGATTTTTTATCCACAATGGATTGAAGTTGAGATTCATTTGTGTTTCTGAGGAACCAGATTTTATCTACTGTGAGTACTGCATTGTAGGAGCAGGCACAGGAGTTCTCTGCTATGAGGTACAATGAGATGGAACTTTGGCAGGCTTTCTGGCAAATAGATAAGCTTCTTAGTTAAGGATGTCAATATCACTATTTGGGATTGATATTGGGTGATGGAGAAGTGACCAaggttgttgctatttttttttcttttacactcCTGTGAAATCTAGTTTGACTTATATTCAATATCCTGTATTGGTCCAGGATATGTACATGAACAAAGAAATTTAGATGAATGCAAATGACAGTTGGCAGCAGAAAAGTGGGAAGGAGATTGTGGAAGATATCTCAAATATAACAGGCTTATATTTGAGGGATGTACCTAAGTGAAGTGTAGGTACATTAATGGCTACCTGAATGTAATAAATGCCAAATGAAGAATAGAATTAAAGGTTATAGGACTTCAGGGCAGAAATAGATTACCAAGGTCTGCCATgatctagaaaaaatattaaaatatttcaagaaaatgcTCTGCACTTTATTATTCTCAGGAAAGTCTTTAAGTAAGCCAAGAGTGACCTGAGTGAATGATGGCAATTATCTTTTAACTTTGGTCACTGGCAACAGCACTTTTGGCTTCCTCCTCAGTCACTTTTCAATGTTCTATGCAAGAATTTTCACTGAATTGTTAGGTATGAGAGTAGCTTTCATTTATCTAATGCTTTCTTCTTTAGAAGTACTTTCCTAATCACAGTTCTATTAGGTAGACTATACTTGCATTATTATTTGTGATAATAAAGTATGATTTATAGCTAAAGTCaatgtttatattattatatattatatccattttacagttgaagaaacagatGCTGATATCAAAACTTGTCCAAAATAATGgtcaaaaaatgacaaatgatattCCCTGATctatcattcaacaaatatttattagttacctactatatgccaaataTATGGTGGGTCCTAGAGGTGCGAATGAATAAAAAGACAGTTTttcctctcaaggagcttatcatATAGTTAGGGGAGAGGAGATGTACATGAAAagaattatacaaaataaaaacaagatgaTTTGATGATAGAGTAGGAAGAGGGAAAGGCAAGGCACAAGTAGCTTAGGGAAGAATGGtttagaatggaaggaaattaagGATTCTTAGAATTGAAGGCAAGGCTAGAATGAGGTCCAGGCATGGAGGGTAATCAGAGGAAGGTCAATGAGAGAGGAGGTGAAGTGCCATGAATGAGGAATAGATAGAAAGGTAGTTTGTGAATAGAATGTGAAAGGGATATTATGTACATTAAGGCTATGCAAAGGGAGGTTGGGTCCATGTTATAAGGGATCTAAATGGCAGAGTTTATTTTGAACTAaaagtaatataatttatttattattacaaaAGAGTTTATTATAAGCTATTATAAACTAGAATTTACTTATTATCATAGAAGGTATACAATCAGACTGACACTTGAggggaggatggattggaatggagagATTCTTAAAGTGGGGAGTCCATATAGAAGATTATTACAACAATCCAAATGAGAGATGATAAAGTTTTGACAGAGGGTGACAGCTGTGTGAATAGAGATAAGAGAACAGATGAAAGGGATGTTGTGAGATAGAAATGATAGGAGTTGTAGGAGTGAGAGCTAGTGAACTGAGGATGACACTGAAGTTGTAAGCTTGtgtaacaggaaaaaagaaaacagtggtGCTCTCAACAGAAATTAGGAAGTTTAGAGAGGGATATTTGGGGTGGTGTTATTAATGAgttgttttttataatattgaatttAGACATCTCCAGGCCATATAGTTTAAAATGTTCCAGAGGTAGCTGGTGATTCAGAgcataaaatataagctcctccTTCATCTTAAATCATTTCCCTTGTATTGCTTTTGATTCATTTACTGACTTTCTTGACTACTAAAGTGCAGATCATTCCCATGAcatattttgcttgtttttcccctaaattatgCCAGAGCTTCATAATTTATCTCTACCCTGAAATCCTATAATCTTTAGTCTTTTCTAgcattcccccccctccccccatatatAGATTATACCTCCCAACAGTGCTGAGAAATTCAGACAATCAGGATCGATTCTGGATATTTTGGGACTTAGGATCCTACAATCCACATTCCACAATTTACTaggttaatatttttattttatgggcaACTTTAACCAGTCTTCTATAATAGGTTGTATGAATTTTTCAGGTTGATAGAGACAAACTGGGGCAGTTATCTGGTAAATTGGATAGAATGCTctccaggagtcaggaagacttatcttcctgagttcagtttttttccccaatacttACTGGCtagatgaccctggacaagtcatttaatcctgctttgcctcaatttcttcactaaaatgagttggagaaagaaatttcaaaccattctagtatcttttccaagccCTCctcaatggggtcatgaagattcatgtatgactgaaatgaatgaacaacaggAGATGGGGAAATGGTGCTCAGggtttcctgaaaaaaaatcagaggaatgaatgaagagacagaggaaaaaagtgTAGAAAATGGTGGTACTGGTAGTAGTATATTGATATGGTGGAATGAGAGCTGGAATTGGAGCCAAGAACAACTCAGTTTGGGGTCCATTTACTGACTCTGttaccctcatttttttttcttttagttcttaGAGATCCCTATGAAGTAAAGCATAGGTGAAGGATGTTTTCTCTTCAGGCAATCCttacactgataaaatcacataCATGACTCAGATCCTACCCCCTCTccattcatataaaatattaaatgctgATAAAAAATggctagttttttttcttttttttagttaagtAGATAGTACTCACCAAGTCTGCTGCTTTGGATACCTTCTAAGTGAGTGATTTGTACACTGTTCAACCATGGAGTCAGGTGTTCCTAAGAAGTTGCCCAGTTTACAGTTACTT from Macrotis lagotis isolate mMagLag1 chromosome 4, bilby.v1.9.chrom.fasta, whole genome shotgun sequence includes the following:
- the LOC141520158 gene encoding olfactory receptor 11H6-like — its product is MEISGFSIGSEAMNISGGNRVTEFILLSFPCFREMQILLFGMFFLIYVLTLMGNGSIIYAVKLDHQLHTPMYILLANFSFLEICYVNTTVPNMLTNFLSETKTISFAACFLQFYFFFSTNATEIIFLSLMAFDRYLAICQPLHYPRIMTGHSCIKLVVLCWVSGFLCFPVPICFMTQLPFCGPNVIDHFVCDPGALLALSCAPIPRTELSYSILNCVLLFVTLSFILGSYTLVFRAVLRVPSAAGQKKAFSTCGSHLIVVFLFFGILMVMYISPNSGNASGSQKIFTLIYSVFTPLVNPLIYSLRNKEMKSALRKIQMRIKTIQRR